One genomic segment of Caldimonas brevitalea includes these proteins:
- a CDS encoding substrate-binding periplasmic protein: MKMRLLMAGLLALQVHAAAQAQTIQVVTEATSFAYVRDGKVAGPATEIAEATLRGAGLHDFRVMLYPWARAYDLARNEPNVLIYLIARTPARETQFKWVGEVIKMKYHLYKLKERADIMVTGLEQAKRYTVGVTRDDMRHDYLRAKGFSKIVVSAHNIDNFRKLMSGQVQLIPMPETDVVALCQEARFDCSRLERTYNLDELSTGLYLAYGNPTSDAVVERTRAAFQKLKADGSVARVMATRP, encoded by the coding sequence ATGAAGATGCGACTGTTGATGGCCGGGCTGCTGGCGTTGCAAGTCCACGCCGCTGCCCAGGCCCAGACGATCCAGGTGGTCACCGAAGCCACCTCCTTCGCGTACGTGCGCGACGGCAAGGTTGCCGGGCCGGCGACCGAGATTGCTGAAGCCACGCTGCGCGGCGCCGGCCTGCACGACTTTCGCGTCATGCTGTACCCCTGGGCGCGGGCCTACGACCTGGCGCGCAACGAGCCCAATGTCCTGATCTACCTGATCGCCCGCACGCCGGCACGCGAGACTCAATTCAAGTGGGTCGGCGAGGTGATCAAGATGAAGTACCACCTCTACAAGCTGAAAGAGCGCGCCGACATCATGGTGACCGGGCTGGAGCAGGCCAAGCGCTACACCGTGGGGGTCACGCGGGACGACATGCGGCACGACTACCTGCGGGCCAAAGGGTTCAGCAAGATCGTGGTGTCGGCCCACAACATCGACAACTTCCGCAAGCTGATGAGCGGCCAGGTCCAGCTGATCCCGATGCCCGAGACCGACGTCGTGGCCTTGTGCCAGGAAGCCCGCTTCGACTGCTCGCGCCTCGAACGCACGTACAACCTCGACGAGTTGAGCACCGGGTTGTATCTTGCCTACGGCAACCCGACATCGGACGCCGTCGTCGAGCGCACCCGCGCCGCGTTCCAGAAGCTGAAGGCCGACGGCAGCGTGGCCCGGGTGATGGCGACCAGGCCCTGA
- a CDS encoding diguanylate cyclase, which translates to MKGSRPAVGSLGRRVALATIGFCLVFTVLAVALRTAWAWQASVAAMRQELAQVDQVFNRTLAKAIWEMDRDALYTHLASAGQVTSVGRVTLKIRQANRSGEMLEHRQPGWSHSPRMPSLLRTLSYEPYAGAKEDVGELTLEGDERVLLERLRDEVASIVITQLIQSVLLAGLIMWMFNRSVTVHVQHIARHLAALSPETLDDRLVLARRPSRPDELSKLEAGVNDLQGSLRDYLARQRRDERELAAHRDRLAELVHDRTRELEEANARLQTLSRSDPLTSLPNRRHFDELKDVEMRRSHRSGQPLSLLLCDVDFFKRYNDAYGHACGDRCLQAVAQVLRESFVRAGELPARIGGEEFAVLLPGVDLAGALRLGERLCKAVEARAIPHKASEVAPHVSLSVGVAQFDAVTMERFDALLQQADEALYRAKSGGRNRVAS; encoded by the coding sequence ATGAAAGGCTCGAGACCAGCCGTCGGTTCGTTGGGCCGCCGGGTCGCGCTGGCGACGATCGGCTTCTGCCTGGTCTTCACGGTGCTGGCCGTGGCGCTGCGCACCGCCTGGGCGTGGCAGGCCAGCGTGGCGGCGATGCGCCAGGAACTCGCGCAGGTCGACCAGGTGTTCAACCGGACCCTGGCCAAAGCGATCTGGGAGATGGACCGCGACGCCTTGTACACCCACCTGGCCAGTGCCGGCCAGGTGACATCGGTGGGACGGGTGACGTTGAAGATCCGCCAGGCCAACCGGTCGGGCGAGATGCTGGAACACCGCCAGCCGGGCTGGTCTCATTCGCCTCGCATGCCGTCGCTGCTGCGCACCTTGAGCTACGAACCGTATGCCGGCGCGAAAGAGGACGTGGGTGAGCTGACGCTCGAAGGCGATGAGCGCGTGTTGCTGGAACGCCTGCGCGACGAGGTGGCGAGCATCGTGATCACCCAGTTGATCCAGTCCGTCCTGTTGGCCGGCCTGATCATGTGGATGTTCAACCGTTCGGTGACGGTGCACGTTCAGCACATCGCCCGCCATCTTGCAGCGCTGTCACCCGAAACCCTGGACGACCGTCTGGTGCTGGCCCGCCGTCCGTCTCGTCCCGACGAACTGAGCAAGCTTGAGGCGGGCGTCAACGATCTGCAGGGCAGCCTGCGCGACTACCTGGCGCGGCAGCGCCGCGACGAACGCGAACTGGCGGCCCACCGCGACCGGCTCGCCGAGCTGGTACACGACCGGACCAGGGAACTGGAAGAGGCCAACGCGCGCCTGCAGACCTTGTCGCGCAGCGACCCGCTGACCAGCCTGCCCAACCGCCGCCACTTCGACGAACTGAAGGATGTGGAGATGCGCCGCTCGCATCGCTCGGGGCAGCCGTTGTCGCTGCTGCTGTGCGACGTGGACTTCTTCAAGCGCTACAACGATGCCTACGGCCACGCCTGCGGCGACCGCTGCCTGCAGGCCGTGGCGCAGGTCCTGCGCGAGAGTTTCGTGCGGGCCGGGGAACTGCCCGCCCGCATCGGGGGGGAGGAGTTCGCGGTGCTGTTGCCGGGTGTCGACCTGGCAGGCGCCTTGAGGTTGGGCGAGCGCCTGTGCAAGGCGGTCGAGGCACGGGCCATTCCCCACAAGGCCTCGGAGGTCGCGCCGCATGTCTCGCTCAGCGTTGGCGTGGCGCAGTTCGACGCCGTGACGATGGAGCGCTTCGACGCGCTGCTGCAGCAGGCGGACGAGGCGTTGTACCGCGCCAAGAGCGGCGGGCGCAACAGGGTGGCGTCATGA
- a CDS encoding MFS transporter, producing the protein MSETTSLPDGTRSAAAPDRSFHWLLAGSLLSMLGDQFTLIALPWLVLRMTGDTLMLGLVLGVMSVPRALFMLVGGAMVDRYSPKRVLMWTKHVSTVLLLVLAAVVYSGTPQPWMIYTLAFGLGLASAFSIPSGTSILPRVVPPQRLQAANGVLLGLRQLSMFVGPLLAGGLIVVFGDGERDRVSDAQGLAAAFAFDALTFIVSAWTLAQVRTIQPPREPGAAAGQAVLASVVAGLRHCWGDRELRACYLYWGAVALLIMGPVHIALPLLADTRPGLGAAAFGVLVGSHGAGTLLGMAVAALKPRWRVRNLGITLLLADATVGLLFMPMGHIAALWQGAALLLAIGTLGGYLQVAIFTWIQHRVPASLLGRAMSLFMFIFLGLVPLSAAVTGALLRHIALADLFVGSGVVLVGLVALALAVSPLRHLRDAPVAAPR; encoded by the coding sequence ATGTCTGAAACGACCTCTTTGCCGGACGGCACCCGCTCGGCCGCGGCGCCCGACCGCAGTTTCCACTGGCTGTTGGCCGGTTCGCTGCTGTCGATGCTGGGCGACCAGTTCACCTTGATCGCGCTGCCCTGGCTGGTGCTGCGCATGACCGGCGACACCCTGATGCTGGGCCTGGTGCTCGGCGTGATGAGCGTGCCGCGCGCCTTGTTCATGCTGGTCGGCGGCGCGATGGTCGACCGCTATTCGCCCAAGCGTGTGCTGATGTGGACCAAACACGTCAGCACCGTGCTGCTGCTGGTGCTGGCGGCCGTGGTCTACAGCGGCACTCCGCAACCGTGGATGATCTACACCCTGGCCTTCGGGCTCGGGCTGGCCAGCGCCTTCAGCATCCCGTCAGGTACGTCCATCCTGCCCCGGGTGGTGCCGCCGCAGCGCCTGCAAGCCGCCAACGGTGTGCTGCTCGGCCTGCGCCAGCTGTCGATGTTTGTCGGCCCGCTGCTCGCCGGCGGGTTGATCGTGGTGTTCGGCGACGGCGAGCGTGACCGGGTGTCCGACGCCCAAGGCCTCGCCGCGGCGTTCGCGTTCGATGCTCTCACGTTCATCGTGTCGGCCTGGACGCTGGCGCAGGTGCGCACGATCCAGCCCCCCCGCGAGCCGGGCGCCGCGGCCGGCCAGGCGGTGCTGGCGTCGGTGGTGGCGGGTTTGCGGCACTGCTGGGGTGACCGGGAATTGCGCGCCTGCTATCTGTACTGGGGCGCCGTGGCGCTGCTCATCATGGGGCCCGTCCACATCGCCTTGCCGCTGCTGGCCGACACCCGTCCCGGGCTGGGCGCTGCGGCCTTCGGTGTGCTGGTCGGGTCGCATGGCGCCGGCACGCTGCTCGGCATGGCCGTCGCGGCGTTGAAACCACGCTGGCGCGTGCGCAATCTCGGCATCACCTTGCTGCTGGCCGACGCCACCGTGGGCCTGTTGTTCATGCCGATGGGCCACATCGCCGCGTTGTGGCAGGGCGCGGCGCTGCTGCTGGCGATCGGCACATTGGGCGGCTATTTGCAGGTGGCCATCTTCACCTGGATACAGCACCGTGTGCCGGCGTCCCTGCTGGGCCGGGCGATGAGCTTGTTCATGTTCATCTTCCTGGGCCTGGTGCCGCTGTCGGCGGCCGTGACCGGCGCCTTGCTGCGCCACATCGCGCTGGCCGACCTGTTCGTCGGCAGCGGCGTGGTGCTGGTGGGCCTCGTCGCGCTCGCGCTGGCGGTGTCGCCGTTGCGCCATCTCCGCGACGCGCCGGTCGCCGCCCCCAGGTGA
- a CDS encoding substrate-binding periplasmic protein — MLSLLLLLLPGLQAARAHDLKVVTEEYPPYNLVENGKVTGFSTEVVEAVLKELGLAVPIQVMPWARAYDVARNADNVLIYSIARTPEREKLFKWVGVVAPSEWALYAMRSSSIKLQTLDDARKYQIATVNEDVGEQFLVSKGFVIGKNLQSSNKYEFNYDKLKVGRVDLWVANDLVAHHLVRRDGGDPAQLLARTLALPDLGGPGLYMAFGAKTSDAMVERFKKGLETIKKNGKYEALKKKWL; from the coding sequence ATGTTGTCGCTGCTGCTGCTGCTGCTGCCGGGCCTGCAAGCGGCCCGCGCGCACGACCTGAAGGTCGTGACCGAGGAGTACCCGCCGTACAACCTGGTCGAGAACGGCAAGGTCACCGGGTTCAGCACCGAGGTGGTCGAAGCGGTGCTGAAAGAGCTGGGGCTCGCCGTGCCCATCCAGGTGATGCCCTGGGCCCGCGCCTATGACGTCGCCCGCAATGCCGACAACGTGCTGATCTACTCGATCGCGCGCACGCCCGAGCGCGAGAAGCTCTTCAAATGGGTGGGCGTGGTGGCGCCGTCGGAGTGGGCGCTGTACGCGATGCGCAGCAGCAGCATCAAGCTGCAGACCCTGGACGACGCCCGGAAGTACCAGATCGCGACCGTCAACGAGGACGTGGGCGAGCAATTCCTCGTCTCCAAGGGGTTCGTGATCGGCAAGAACCTGCAGTCCAGCAACAAATACGAATTCAACTACGACAAGCTGAAGGTCGGCCGTGTCGACCTGTGGGTTGCCAACGACCTGGTGGCCCACCACCTGGTCCGCCGCGACGGTGGCGACCCGGCCCAGTTGCTGGCGCGCACGCTTGCGCTGCCCGATTTGGGCGGGCCCGGCCTGTACATGGCCTTCGGTGCCAAGACATCCGACGCGATGGTCGAGCGGTTCAAGAAGGGCCTCGAGACGATCAAGAAGAACGGCAAGTACGAGGCCCTGAAGAAAAAATGGCTGTAG